A stretch of DNA from Nitrospira sp. KM1:
TTTGATCAGGCCTGCGATCACGGCCGTTTCACCGGTGGACAACTCTGACAACGCTTTCCCGAAGTAACGATGGCCGGCCTCACCGACCCCATAGATGGACACAAAACCCGCCTGTCCCAGATAGATTTCGTTCAGGTAACTCTCGAGAATTTCCTGTTTTCGGTACTTGACCTCGAGCACGACCGCCGCGAGCGCTTCCTTCATTTTCCGCACGAAGGTCCGCTGCGGGGAATAAAACAGATTCTTGGCCAATTGTTGGGTGATGGTGCTGCCTCCCTGTACTAGACCGCCTCTGGTGAGATTCCGCCAGACGGCCCTTCCAATGGCCACCGGATCGATCCCGATGTGAGAGTAAAATCGACGGTCTTCGACGGCGACGACCGCGTTCACCATCCGGGGCGGGATCTTCTCCAACGGTATCCATTCTCGCACCTGCCGTGACGCGCCGCGCAATCCGCTGATCAATTCTGGTTCCAGATACACAGGGAAAATCGGGCTTCCATCCGGTTCTGACAACACCCGCGTGATGACGTCCTGCTCCACTTCGGCCTTCACCATGTTCGGCCTCACCAGTTGTTCCGGCTGGCCATGCAGATACACCGTGAGCGCCTCACCGGTCACGCGATAGTCGCCCGGCACACCAAGACGGTCTTTCACCGGCTTGTATCCCAGCCGTTGCAGGCGGTCGGCGAGTCGAGCTTCCTTGACGTGCAGATCCGATTTGATCTGGAACGGAGCCGCGTAAAGCCGCAATGGGGGATGATCCTCGCCCTTGGGAAGCTCAAGGAATGTGGCCAGATACGCGCCGTATACGCCCATGACCGCACCCAGCAAGGCGATCGCAATTCCAAGGAACAGGAAATATTTGCGAATCCTGAAAGAGGAGAGGTCTGTCCCGACCATTTCATTCATGGTCTACCGTATAAGAACTAGCAGTGTGTTGACAAACCCTGTGATGACCTCGGAATGGCATCGTGCCTCAGACACGGCTGCCATCAGCATGCCCCGCAGGCTGTGAGAAAGGCGGCTTTTCTCACCCACCCGCCAGCGACTGTGGAAACAGTCGTTTTCCCGGGCCGTACGTTGAGCCTCTGAGGTTCACGCCGTGCCGAATAAGGCACGGCACGCCTGTAAACGCCGCCGAGATAGTGAGGCGGCAGTATCCCGCGAGAACGCCGCCGACGGACTTTGTCAACAGCCTGTTAGGTCGATTCGCGCCGGGCGCGTCGGGTGACATGCCCGAACATTACAATCGCTGGCTCCGAGACGCTGAGGACAACGAACCGACGACCATGCCGGCAACTGACATTGCAAGCCCCAACAGTTGAGGCGGCCAGACGGAGTTGTCCGTTGCCGCTATTTCTCCTCCGATCCACGTGACGAGCCCGAACACAATCGCCCACAATGCCCCTCTGGTTGTCGCGCGTGGCCAATACAGGCCGAAGCACAGCGGAACGAATGCGGCGACCAGCGTCACCTTGTAGGTGTTCACGACCAGCATGTAAATGCTCGTCTCGGAGCTGAGTGCAATGACGAGCACGACCACGGCAAAGCTCACCAGCACGATACGCATGGTGAACAGCAGGATACGCTCATCCGTGCGAGGAAGTATTTCTTTGATCACGTTTTCGCTCAAGGCCACCGAAGGGGCCAAGAGTGTCGCGCTCGAGCAGCTCATGACGGCGGAAAGGACGGCGCCGAAAAACATGACCTGCGCGAAGGCGGGAGTATGCTCGACGATCAGGGACGGCAGCACGAGTTGCGGATCGTGCTCGAGCAAGGCGCCGAATTTCACGGGATCGACGAGGAGTGCCGCATAGGCGAGAAACATCGGCACGAAGCAGAAGCAGAAATAGAGACAGGCTCCGATCAGCGCCCCCCGCACCGCTGTCCGCTCATCCTTCGCCGAGGTAATGCGCTGGAACACGTCCTGTTGCGGTACGGAGCCGAGCATCATCGTGATACCGGCACCGACGAACGGAATCCATGCGTCCACAGCAGGAGGGGGGAAAAAGTCCAACCTGCCGGCCTGTGCCGCATGGAGAATGACGGCTTCGGCCCCTCCGGTCAATCCGCTGACGACCGATACGATATACAACAACCCCCCGACGATAACCGAAAGTTGCGCAAAATCCAGGATGGCCACGGAAAACATACCCCCGAAGGTGGTGTAGGTCAGCACAATAGCGGCTCCGATCACCATGCCGAGCGGCTGGCTGACGAAACCCTCCGTCACCACGTGCAGGACTAACCCGAGGACCTTAAATTGCGCCGCCACCCACCCAAGGTAGGACGCCACGATGCAGAGGGTACAGAGGATTTCGATCCGGCGGTCATATCTGAGGCGGTAGTAATCCCCCACCGTCAACAAATTGAGCCGATAGAGGCGAGGCGCAAAAAATAATCCCACCAGTAAGAGGCAGACTGTCGACCCGAATGGGTCGGCCACGACTCCCCGCAACCCTTCCTTGGCAAACGTGGCCGACATACCCATGAGCGCCTCCGCGCCGAACCAGGTCGCAAACACCGTCGCCGCGACGATGGGAAGAGGCAACGAACGCCCGGCCACGGCGAAATCCTTCGCGTTGTGCACGCGGGTCGCCGCATAGAGCCCGATTCCCACAGAGACGATGAGGTAGAGGATGACGAAGGTCAGGATCATGAACGGATCGCGAGGCTCCGACACGCGGAAGGAGTGTACCGTTGGCGAGCACAACGCGCAACGTCGTTCTTGCGAGGGTCAGTCACGGATCACGCCCACGGTATTCTTGCCATGATAAAACTGTTGAGCTTGTCTCACAGGTAGCATATGTTGAGGACCACACGTCGTGAACCTTCTTTTGACGAAAGGACCGCTCATGCGATCGACCGTTCTTACATGCTTTGCCATTCTCTGCATCAGCCTGTCTTCTGCCGGAACAGTCGGCGCAGCCGATCCTTCGACGGATGATCAAAAAACGTTTTACGCGCTGGGCCTCCTCATCAGCCAATCGCTGGAACAATTTGCATTAACCGATTCCGAGCTGGAGTTTGTTCGATCGGGGATGACAGACGGCGTCTTGAAGAAACCGGCCAAGGTCGAACTTCAGACGTTCGGTCCGAAAGTGAATCAACTGCAGCAGGCTCGGGCTGCCGCCCAGGCCGAAATCGAAAAGAAGCACGGCGCCACCTTCCTCACCAAAGCCGCGGCGGAACCGGGTGCAAAGAAGACGTCGTCAGGTGCGATCGTGACCACCATCAAGGAAGGGAAAGGCGCGTCTCCGACAGCCACCGATACCGTCAAGGTGCATTATCACGGTACGTTGATCGATGGCACGGTGTTCGACAGTTCGGTCAAACGGGGGGAGCCGGCCACCTTCCCATTGAACCAAGTGATCAAGTGCTGGACCGAAGGCCTCCAACAGATGAAGGTGGGAGGAAAAAGTAAGCTGGTCTGTCCGTCGGCGATCGCCTACGGCGACCGTGGTTCACCTCCCACCATCAAGCCGGGCGCCACGCTCCTCTTCGAAGTCGAGCTCATCGAAATCGTCAAGAAATAGCATGCTGTTGCACTCAGAAGGATGAACCCGCCACAAGGCTGTTCATCCTTCTGAACCCGCCATATTTTCCACTCCACGCCCATGGCACCAAACATCCTGCTCAGCTGTGAATCGATCAGCAAGCGTTTCGGCGCCAAGCCACTGTTTTCCCATCTTTCACTTTCCCTGGCCGAAGGGGATCACGTGGGAGTCGTGGGACCCAATGGATCAGGGAAATCCACGCTGCTCAAAATTCTAGCCGGTGTGGAACCTTCTGATGAAGGGGTGCGAACAGTCCGGCGACATATCCGGATCGGTTACGTGGCCCAAGATTCCTCATTTCCCGACGAGGAGACGATCGAAGAACTGCTTGAACGGGTGCTCCTCGCGGATGGAGTAGACCCGCACGAAGAACGTAACCGCATCGCAAAGGCGCTCAGCCTCGGAGAGTTTCCCCGCGCCGACGTGCCCGTATCACAGCTGTCCGGGGGATGGAAGAAGCGTCTCGCCATTGCGCAGACGCTGATGATGGAACCCGACGTCCTGCTCATGGATGAACCGACGAATCATCTGGACGTCGATGGCATCCTCTGGCTCGAGCGGATCTTACGCGATGAGCCCCGCGCCTTTCTCGTAGTCAGCCACGATCGTCGGTTTCTTGAGTCGGTGGCCTCGCGGATGATCGAGGTGAATCGCTGCTATCAGAACGGGTTGTTCGAGGTCAATGGACGCTACAGCGACTTTCTGGAGAAGCGTGAAGACCTCCTGCGGTCGGAAGCCCAGTCGCAGGCCTCACTGGCCAATCGCGTACGGCGGGAGATCGAATGGCTCCGGCGGGGGCCAAAGGCTCGAACGACCAAGGCGAAAGCCCGCATCGACGCCGCGGGAAACCTGATTGAGGAACTGCGCGACGTAGAAAGCCGCAAGAAAAGCGCTACGGCGGGAATTGATTTTGTCGGTTCAGGGCGCCAATCCAAACAACTCCTCGTGGCGACCAACCTGGGCTATTCGATCGCCGGAAGGCCCACCGTATCCGGGTTGGACCTCCGTCTGGAACCGGGACAACGGCTCGGGCTTCTCGGCCCGAACGGAAGCGGAAAGACCACGCTGCTCAAGCTGTTGGCCGGCACCTTGACCCCGGTTACGGGAAGCATCACTCGGGCCGACAAACTTCGCATCGTGACGTTCGAGCAGCACCGCGAATCACTTGATCAGACCGCATCCGTGAGGTCCGCGCTCGCCCCTTCCGGGGACGCCGTGATTTTCCAAGACCGTTCCATCCATCTCGTCTCCTGGGCCAAACGCTTTTTATTTAGGCCGGAACAGCTGGATCTTCCGGTATCGCGGCTGTCGGGCGGAGAGCAGGCACGGCTGCTGATCGCCCGACTCATGTTACAGCCGGCCGATCTGTTGATCCTGGACGAACCCACCAACGATCTCGATATTCCGACGCTCGACGTCCTGGAGGAGAGTCTATCGGAATTTCCAGGTGCCTTGGTCCTGGTCACACATGACCGATGGCTGTTGGACCGCCTGTCCACCAAGCTGCTCGCGCTAGATGGACAAGGGAAAGCATCTTGGTTTGCTGATTATGCTCAGTGGGAATCGGCGAGGAGCCGGGAGGTTGAACGGTGTGAAGCCACGGACGAAGCGGCTACGGCCGCCGACGGCAGTGCTGTTCCCCGTAAGCGCAAAGGACTATCCTACCGCGACCAGAGAGAGTGGGAGCAGATGGAACGCCTGATCGTCAAAGCCGAGGAAGCTGCGGCGGCCTGCCAAGCCTCAGCCCATGATCCGGTTATTGTTTCCGATGCCGACGCTCTTCGCACTCGATATGCCGCTCTCCACGACGCCCAGGCCGAAGTCGACCGGCTCTATGCACGCTGGGCCGAACTCGACGCTCTCCGGACCAAAGCGCTCCAACAGCCTTGAGCCGTGACAATCTGTAAGATATGGCTCTATCGGTCCATGCTATGGACCAGCTGCTGCGAGGGTTCGACCATGACAAGTGAACGATCAGCAGGGAATCTCGACCGCGGGATCGCATAGAACAGGCGGAAGCGTGGGAGGTCGCATATATTGGCTGGAAGGGTCTTGACCGCCAAGGGTCCCGGTCAGCGGAGGTCCTCCAGGCATTCCGGGAAGTCCGCGTCCCGCC
This window harbors:
- a CDS encoding sodium:solute symporter family protein: MILTFVILYLIVSVGIGLYAATRVHNAKDFAVAGRSLPLPIVAATVFATWFGAEALMGMSATFAKEGLRGVVADPFGSTVCLLLVGLFFAPRLYRLNLLTVGDYYRLRYDRRIEILCTLCIVASYLGWVAAQFKVLGLVLHVVTEGFVSQPLGMVIGAAIVLTYTTFGGMFSVAILDFAQLSVIVGGLLYIVSVVSGLTGGAEAVILHAAQAGRLDFFPPPAVDAWIPFVGAGITMMLGSVPQQDVFQRITSAKDERTAVRGALIGACLYFCFCFVPMFLAYAALLVDPVKFGALLEHDPQLVLPSLIVEHTPAFAQVMFFGAVLSAVMSCSSATLLAPSVALSENVIKEILPRTDERILLFTMRIVLVSFAVVVLVIALSSETSIYMLVVNTYKVTLVAAFVPLCFGLYWPRATTRGALWAIVFGLVTWIGGEIAATDNSVWPPQLLGLAMSVAGMVVGSLSSASRSQRL
- a CDS encoding FKBP-type peptidyl-prolyl cis-trans isomerase, producing the protein MRSTVLTCFAILCISLSSAGTVGAADPSTDDQKTFYALGLLISQSLEQFALTDSELEFVRSGMTDGVLKKPAKVELQTFGPKVNQLQQARAAAQAEIEKKHGATFLTKAAAEPGAKKTSSGAIVTTIKEGKGASPTATDTVKVHYHGTLIDGTVFDSSVKRGEPATFPLNQVIKCWTEGLQQMKVGGKSKLVCPSAIAYGDRGSPPTIKPGATLLFEVELIEIVKK
- a CDS encoding ABC-F family ATP-binding cassette domain-containing protein is translated as MAPNILLSCESISKRFGAKPLFSHLSLSLAEGDHVGVVGPNGSGKSTLLKILAGVEPSDEGVRTVRRHIRIGYVAQDSSFPDEETIEELLERVLLADGVDPHEERNRIAKALSLGEFPRADVPVSQLSGGWKKRLAIAQTLMMEPDVLLMDEPTNHLDVDGILWLERILRDEPRAFLVVSHDRRFLESVASRMIEVNRCYQNGLFEVNGRYSDFLEKREDLLRSEAQSQASLANRVRREIEWLRRGPKARTTKAKARIDAAGNLIEELRDVESRKKSATAGIDFVGSGRQSKQLLVATNLGYSIAGRPTVSGLDLRLEPGQRLGLLGPNGSGKTTLLKLLAGTLTPVTGSITRADKLRIVTFEQHRESLDQTASVRSALAPSGDAVIFQDRSIHLVSWAKRFLFRPEQLDLPVSRLSGGEQARLLIARLMLQPADLLILDEPTNDLDIPTLDVLEESLSEFPGALVLVTHDRWLLDRLSTKLLALDGQGKASWFADYAQWESARSREVERCEATDEAATAADGSAVPRKRKGLSYRDQREWEQMERLIVKAEEAAAACQASAHDPVIVSDADALRTRYAALHDAQAEVDRLYARWAELDALRTKALQQP